The Ostrinia nubilalis chromosome 30, ilOstNubi1.1, whole genome shotgun sequence DNA segment TATAAAAACCTTTCTCATAAATCCCTCTAACTATTGttgaaaaccgcatcaaaatccgttgcatagttttaaagatttaagcatatgtatatagggacagacagcgacagcaactttgttttatacatatgtataatacATAAGCACCCGTGTGAAGCCGGGGCGAGtcgctagtgtaaaataaaatacatctaatgtaaataaattaaatcttacCTTCTTGAAAGTCTAACTTTAGCTTGATTTAGCCAATCACTTATAATTTCTTTTAGACTGTCTTCAGTTACATCTTCGTAGATTTTTCTACatatttctgaaaaataaaatagaaataattaacaCTAACAAACACGAATGATTCAGAAAATAATAGTAGTAGGCGTATTGAGAGATATACAGGTGTATCTAAATGAATTCATTGGCAACCTTGCAGGGGGAAGCTCAGACCATCATTATGAACAACTTTGTTTTCGTGATCAGTGTTTGTATGAAAACAGGAAAAAAAATCGCGATCCCAGCATTGGTCATAGGAAAAGTTCATAATGATGGTCTGAGCCACCCCCTGCAAGGTTGCCAATGAATTCATTTACACCCTGataagtttgtaataaaataaaggtacTTACGAAAGATTAATTTATAGGTTTCTGTACTcataaatgattttttattcgaatttttcatcTGTTTCCCAGTTAACGAATACAACTCGGCTACATCATCTAGAATTATTCGTCTCAACATATTAGTCGTAAGGCTTCTTACATTTCTGCCGCCAATACCAGACAAAAATGACatctgaaatttaattaaatcagCATTCGAATGTTttcatataataataaaatttgccctgtgttttaagtatttaatttatacatactATTGCCTGTTTatccttgtttatttttaaatggtcatcgaaattattaaaacttgCAATATCTTTTACTGGTAGACTTGCCAAAAGTTCTGAAAGACCTGGATTGTCATCTGTTGGTGAAAATGTTTCTCCGGACCTAGCTAACAGTAAATCCAATTTTCTATTGATTTCAGCCATTTGGTTAGCTAGGTCTGACACAATCTGAATCATATGACTCTGCTGTATAGCATATTGCTTGTTTGTAATGCActctgtaacaaataaaaaaacatggaaaagccataactaaaacaagtgaaaatatgaaattttgtcGCATTGCATCTTTGACGAGAGAAGCTCATTGCATGTTATATAAAACCTGTTACCTGATTGGCAGTTAACAGCTTTGAGTTGCGTTTTCTTGGCCTCTTTAGAACCGGAGGTGACTGGGTAATTTACAGCAGGCATTATGTCCACTGTCACTTCATTTTCTGCTTCAGCTATtagcaacaaaaaaatattaattaaattatgaatGCCTCAtgcataataaaaatattaaaataaattgttatatTTACCGGGTAGACAGTGTGGGGCTTCTTCAGTAGGGCAATTTATAGTTGTGTTAACCTTGTCTGTAGGAAGTTCAACCTCATCTGCAATAggaattaataataatgtataagaAGCATCAAGGCTTatattttacacaaaaataaatatgagaTTTATAGTTACCATATGTATAGATTTCAACATCACTAGAGCAGGGTAGACTTCTTGGACTAGTGATGACatctattggctctgtgcacgattacagcgccaactagcgtccacaactttatgggctctgtcacattgacatttaggtcgtatatttgtgaaaaaatatcgaaatgaaaaaataacaaatattttcgactaataaattgttgtgatatgtaactttaccaaatgtatggaagctgggaacattgaattttcggatagttccagtttattctgtaacctattattggtaccgtttgaaagagctcttgaagcactttcaggatcagtaaccagtttttcgatatcttgtatag contains these protein-coding regions:
- the LOC135086117 gene encoding uncharacterized protein LOC135086117 isoform X4; the encoded protein is MNSALKTGSEYEFSNICCCCLKSDCFKDISSEYEFSGHKEVYGDMLNETFHLQVPKHFPEDYIVQLICDQCIVQLREAYAFRSRMLDSQAVILQRWDQFQSRRSEGTTQETDSTLVTEIKLEVEPEAGCDDGETGADIYQEVDEILQNIKMELVENSEKVTRKRKGNGRRAKQKKCKIEDESEDEVELPTDKVNTTINCPTEEAPHCLPENEVTVDIMPAVNYPVTSGSKEAKKTQLKAVNCQSECITNKQYAIQQSHMIQIVSDLANQMAEINRKLDLLLARSGETFSPTDDNPGLSELLASLPVKDIASFNNFDDHLKINKDKQAIMSFLSGIGGRNVRSLTTNMLRRIILDDVAELYSLTGKQMKNSNKKSFMSTETYKLIFQICRKIYEDVTEDSLKEIISDWLNQAKVRLSRRAERQNKEKNQ
- the LOC135086117 gene encoding uncharacterized protein LOC135086117 isoform X3; protein product: MNSALKTGSEYEFSNICCCCLKSDCFKDISSEYEFSGHKEVYGDMLNETFHLQVPKHFPEDYIVQLICDQCIVQLREAYAFRSRMLDSQAVILQRWDQFQSRRSEGTTQETDSTLVTEIKLEVEPEAGCDDGETGADIYQEVDEILQNIKMELVENSEKVTRKRKGNGRRAKQKKCKIEDESEDEVELPTDKVNTTINCPTEEAPHCLPAENEVTVDIMPAVNYPVTSGSKEAKKTQLKAVNCQSECITNKQYAIQQSHMIQIVSDLANQMAEINRKLDLLLARSGETFSPTDDNPGLSELLASLPVKDIASFNNFDDHLKINKDKQAIMSFLSGIGGRNVRSLTTNMLRRIILDDVAELYSLTGKQMKNSNKKSFMSTETYKLIFQICRKIYEDVTEDSLKEIISDWLNQAKVRLSRRAERQNKEKNQ
- the LOC135086117 gene encoding uncharacterized protein LOC135086117 isoform X5; this translates as MNSALKTGSEYEFSNICCCCLKSDCFKDISSEYEFSGHKEVYGDMLNETFHLQVPKHFPEDYIVQLICDQCIVQLREAYAFRSRMLDSQAVILQRWDQFQSRRSEGTTQETDSTLVTEIKLEVEPEAGCDDGETGADIYQEVDEILQNIKMELVENSEKVTRKRKGNGRRAKQKKCKIEDESEDEVELPTDKVNTTINCPTEEAPHCLPAEAENEVTVDIMPAVNYPVTSGSKEAKKTQLKAVNCQSECITNKQYAIQQSHMIQIVSDLANQMAEINRKLDLLLARSGETFSPTDDNPGLSELLASLPVKDIASFNNFDDHLKINKDKQAIMSFLSGIGGRNVRSLTTNMLRRIILDDVAELYSLTGKQMKNSNKKSFMSTETYKLIFQICRKIYEDVTEDSLKEIISDWLNQAKVRLSRRKTK
- the LOC135086117 gene encoding uncharacterized protein LOC135086117 isoform X2; this translates as MNSALKTGSEYEFSNICCCCLKSDCFKDISSEYEFSGHKEVYGDMLNETFHLQVPKHFPEDYIVQLICDQCIVQLREAYAFRSRMLDSQAVILQRWDQFQSRRSEGTTQETDSTLVTEIKLEVEPEAGCDDGETGADIYQEVDEILQNIKMELVENSEKVTRKRKGNGRRAKQKKCKIEDESEDEVELPTDKVNTTINCPTEEAPHCLPAEAENEVTVDIMPAVNYPVTSGSKEAKKTQLKAVNCQSECITNKQYAIQQSHMIQIVSDLANQMAEINRKLDLLLARSGETFSPTDDNPGLSELLASLPVKDIASFNNFDDHLKINKDKQAIMSFLSGIGGRNVRSLTTNMLRRIILDDVAELYSLTGKQMKNSNKKSFMSTETYKLIFQICRKIYEDVTEDSLKEIISDWLNQAKVRLSRRAERQNKEKNQ
- the LOC135086117 gene encoding uncharacterized protein LOC135086117 isoform X6; amino-acid sequence: MNSALKTGSEYEFSNICCCCLKSDCFKDISSEYEFSGHKEVYGDMLNETFHLQVPKHFPEDYIVQLICDQCIVQLREAYAFRSRMLDSQAVILQRWDQFQSRRSEGTTQETDSTLVTEIKLEVEPEAGCDDGETGADIYQEVDEILQNIKMELVENSEKVTRKRKGNGRRAKQKKCKIEDESEDEVELPTDKVNTTINCPTEEAPHCLPAEAENEVTVDIMPAVNYPVTSGSKEAKKTQLKAVNCQSECITNKQYAIQQSHMIQIVSDLANQMAEINRKLDLLLARSGETFSPTDDNPGLSELLMSFLSGIGGRNVRSLTTNMLRRIILDDVAELYSLTGKQMKNSNKKSFMSTETYKLIFQICRKIYEDVTEDSLKEIISDWLNQAKVRLSRRAERQNKEKNQ